A window from Solanum stenotomum isolate F172 chromosome 7, ASM1918654v1, whole genome shotgun sequence encodes these proteins:
- the LOC125869659 gene encoding homeobox-leucine zipper protein HDG12-like: MQEQLEEQDTETEFTQELEISFSGVEVVVSPSPASLGSEYHVTWDILTGGNNVVELARVLTRTFPGNSITIIQPYMQKELLVLQETNIDRMGAFLVYAPIELPKVTSIVKGGDATKVPILPLGIIISPDGRLSSDRDSTANAQNGSILIVAFQILICGHNNSTSQQQQMERGQSSSGCACKEGYRVNIPCIYLLFHLSEFSAILQRRL, from the exons atgcaAGAACAACTGGAGGAACAAGATACtgagactgaatttacgcaaga ACTTGAAATTTCTTTCTCTGGAGTTGAAGTTGTTGTTTCCCCTTCCCCTGCCTCTTTGGGAAGCGAATACCATGTTACG tGGGATATTTTGACCGGTGGGAATAATGTGGTTGAGTTAGCTCGAGTACTAACAAGAACTTTTCCAGGAAACAGTATCACAATCATTCAg CCTTATATGCAAAAGGAATTGTTAGTGCTCCAAGAGACAAACATTGATAGAATGGGAGCATTTTTAGTCTATGCACCCATAGAGTTACCAAAAGTCACTTCAATTGTCAAAGGAGGTGATGCAACAAAAGTTCCCATTTTGCCCTTAG GTATAATCATAAGTCCCGACGGTCGCCTCTCCTCGGATAGGGACAGTACTGCAAATGCACAAAATGGGTCAATTTTGATAGTGGcttttcaaatattgatttgTGGTCATAATAATTCAACCTCCCAGCAGCAACAAATGGAG AGAGGCCAATCAAGTAGCGGATGTGCTTGCAAAGAAGGCTACAGAGTTAACATACCCTGCATATATCTCCTTTTCCATTTATCAGAATTTTCTGCAATCCTCCAAAGGAGACTATAA